One window from the genome of Drosophila albomicans strain 15112-1751.03 chromosome 2L, ASM965048v2, whole genome shotgun sequence encodes:
- the LOC117564552 gene encoding mucin-5AC isoform X16: MEFSTQRQSLYWLLGLCLFLFKTECIDAQSKRASRLTNSRSFGTNVKPTSTNGINFDCPEEFGYYPHPTDCTQYYVCVFGGALLESCTGGLMYSHELQTCDWPRNVGCELVDSGTSASSTDVGSAPRNKVQQQQHQQHVPSRIRFGAAFTSPGSTQKAATVPPQYHRSPPQIIQAQVQHIPPPPELRVPPNPIVTSRGQPKTLLESQEEIAKLYTEAEESLPPVEEEESDRQQRVYRGQPSTVSQVQRDRDGIIHQASINAIPNHGKIGSYTFGSAYRVDSSSPSSLTAQTTDNIFVQPSSQAPPPQLESNRNYYNTTSIFNHGVGYQTPQQAQQQPTPFQQPQQHQQQQQSHALSNPYDSSYYSVYDDEIDLYRDIEYQQQQQPQQQPQQEQPQQYQPTVRQQQQQQQQSTYRPLEILTTSTPTQRPHYSNQPALSYNTDYDDTDVNAQIEQDSVYDHPTRTPQRAEEVTIQTLDGRAIASTTSSPAVTHDARNYYDAFTTENMSYEEPDFSYSSSAEYAHNSQEDYYHSEHDSEATVRQNKPSKSVNTGDYYLIANDVAESTTQFKVGPTKKYTTTPPTPALKSTLKSFPVTSRSTSKTTTITTQTTTKPPVKTTTLQPSSYKTHANKSIKQNVIIKLKTTTPPPPRSTHTPSSTTTTTSTTTSTTMPSPTYSSNPFLKSQLQVLAKSLVSAVSENIENQKSNNTQNTLTQNRPTVPFYQISEKWLLVGDSANSSTRELPETIYDESQNVQVQTAEIPTSRAVETSTSPKFLDFINAAAYGSSNSVRPPTAKPIKPIYSKEATYSSNNFETDEPISVEQNQNKRIQNFVLSDIKPQSFRAIAKSRAESYPGELLDSSSTRRPNNVYQYSLQSGSHGFSLKAEQSLNKENESIYQVDNNERLQKTDTTTTTTPKTTTTTTIPTPTTKHLPPTLAYTNTESYEDIVPTTYAPLRVWRNGRPTIKQALSTKQAIMTTASERELASIITTSIPTKAAIISTSSTERVTSGQSFTARANLFKDNLSRVTSNPSMRFVSPYKSLESLLHDERLPQNSLRATTRSRSGNGSPPFLQTTPKSNKNPLFMSLPQKNSSQTIIATLTTGNARNFSISDAILSTFSPQNPVPTVSTVGREAPIARSTTPTSSINISTITDTVLKSTISTLVTSSPIQVTETPVRPRGRSRYTAATVNYNLDSVDEPTTYAPKFKIPKNSDLRSSAPNPYPRRKVQRSRVANSLRQTQGGPTAKSQEKYESFKATQQAKEVVKNYQAILITSEPTNKPKSNPIENETHYQNSPRAEALIAQRPFEAKHGNDIELSVNTEPSPLNNDISSSTEIVIITDRPPVKFLYSNKYRQQTAERTLAESLQNAGYIKTANGRTKFRTTNVLEQLQQFLAASDSDESGSPQFVDENAAPEVTATIDEIKQINSSEKTSVPMRSTTALPALLHSTTRAPHLTSKPYPSKLFSPSSTMIILSTEPTIRQQSNISTPEVSSAPSTPTTTTTTTTIATSSEPIFAPPTPTTRVSRVNNAIKSSIAAAAAQSSSPGSTSTAYQMPGGRVSKFQYAIAPNNNNNQHQYNNNGAVATAAVSVKCSDSTLSAKCNEIPSRTNNRNRGSTIYTNQDRDAAAPPNRGTHPPRTRPTLKPSGTIVSKAQEFVDIYRYPASRPDPIYPQPTPDKTAAKCRKDVCLLPDCYCGGKDIPGELPVESIPQIVLLTFDDSVNDLNKQLYTDLFEKGRVNPNGCPITATFYVSHEWTDYSQVQNLYADGHEMASHTVSHSFGEQFSQKKWTREIAGQREILAAYGGVKLSDVRGMRAPFLSVGGNKMYKMLYDSNFTYDSSMPVYENRPPSWPYTLDYKIFHDCMIPPCPTRSYPGVWQVPMVMWQDLNGGRCSMGDACSNPSDAEGVTKMIMKNFERHYTTNRAPFGLFYHAAWFTQPHHKEGFIKFLDNINAMQDVWIITNWQALQWVRDPTPTSRINSFQPFQCDYSDRPKRCNNPKVCNLWHKSGVRYMKTCQPCPDIYPWTGKSGIRSSRIDNEVEEPQP; this comes from the exons ATGGAGTTTTCAACACAGCGTCAAAGCTTATACTGGCTTCTGGGATTATGTCTTTTCTTATTCAAAACAG AATGTATTGATGCTCAAAGCAAACGCGCTTCACGCCTAACCAATTCACGCAGCTTTGGAACCAATGTTAAGCCAACCAGCACAAATGGTATTAACTTTGATTGTCCCGAAGAATTCGGATACTACCCGCACCCAACTGACTGCACACAATATTATGTCTGTGTATTCGGTGGCGCACTCCTGGAAAGCTGCACTGGGGGTCTTATGTATTCACATGAGCTGCAGACCTGCGACTGGCCCCGAAACGTGGGTTGTGAATTAGTGGATAGTGGGACGTCAGCGAGCTCGACAGATGTTGGTAGCGCCCCACGTAACAAagtacagcagcagcaacatcaacaacacgTTCCTAGCCGCATTCGTTTTGGAGCCGCATTTACTAGCCCAGGCTCGACCCAAAAGGCAGCCACAGTGCCACCACAATATCATCGCTCGCCGCCACAGATAATTCAGGCCCAAGTTCAGCATATACCACCGCCACCAGAATTGCGTGTGCCGCCAAATCCTATAGTCACGTCTCGTGGGCAACCGAAGACGCTTTTGGAGTCTCAAGAAGAAATAGCCAAG CTCTACACCGAGGCAGAGGAATCACTACCACCCGTTGAGGAGGAGGAAAGCGATCGACAACAGCGTGTTTATCGTGGCCAACCGAGTACTGTTAGCCAAGTTCAACGGGATCGCGACGGAATAATACACCAGGCCAGCATAAATGCCATACCAAATCATGGGAAAATTGGGTCATATACTTTTGGCTCTGCTTACAG AGTTGATTCATCCTCACCGTCATCGCTAACGGCGCAGACAACCGATAACATATTTGTACAACCCAGCTCACAAGCTCCACCGCCACAGTTAGAATCCAATCGTAACTACTACAATACTACATCCATATTCAATCACGGGGTTGGCTACCAAACACCACAGCaggcgcaacaacaaccgacACCATTccaacaaccgcaacaacatcagcaacagcaacagtcgcaTGCCTTATCAAATCCCTATGATTCATCATACTATTCTGTTTACGACGACGAAATTGATTTGTACAGGGATATTGAgtatcagcaacagcaacaaccacagcaacaaccacagcaggaACAACCTCAGCAATACCAGCCTACTGttcgccagcaacaacaacaacaacaacaatcgaccTATCGGCCCTTGGAGATACTAACAACTTCAACGCCAACACAAAGGCCACATTACAGTAATCAGCCTGCATTGAGCTACAACACGGACTACGATGATACCGATGTCAATGCGCAG ATTGAACAGGACAGTGTATATGATCATCCCACACGCACCCCGCAAAG GGCAGAGGAAGTGACCATTCAGACTCTAGATGGCCGGGCCATTGCATCGACAACTTCGAGTCCTGCAGTTACACATGATGCACGCAACTACTACGACGCATTTACCACGGAAAATATGAGCTATGAGGAGCCTGATTTTAGCTATTCCAGCTCAGCTGAGTATGCCCATAATTCGCAAGAAGACTACTATCATAGTGAGCACGACTCAGAAGCGACTGTGCGTCAAAACAAACCATCTAAATCAGTGAACACAGGCGACTATTATTTGATCGCCAATGATGTCGCAGAGTCGACAACACAATTTAAAGTTGGAccaactaaaaaatatacaacgaCGCCACCAACGCCAGCCTTAAAGTCGACCTTAAAGTCATTTCCGGTGACAAGCAGAAGTACAAGCAAAACTACCACAATAACCACACAAACCACTACAAAGCCCCCcgtgaaaacaacaacactgcAACCTTCAAG CTACAAAACGCATGCAAATAAAAGCATTAAGCAAAATGtcataatcaaattaaagacaaccacaccaccaccaccacgtTCCACACATACACCCAGTTCAACAACCACTACGACCTCGACCACTACAAGTACAACGATGCCATCCCCTACCTATAGTTCCAATCCCTTTCTCAAATCCCAGCTTCAAGTACTGGCTAAGTCTCTAGTTAGTGCTGTAAGTGAAAACatcgaaaaccaaaaaagcaATAATACACAGAATACCTTGACACAAAACCGACCTACAGTTCCATTCTATCAAATTAGCGAGAAGTGGTTGTTGGTAGGTGACAGTGCAAATAGTAGTACTCGTGAGCTTCCAGAGACCATTTATGACGAAAGCCAGAATGTGCAAGTGCAAACTGCAGAGATTCCAACCAGTCGTGCGGTTGAAACAAGCACTTCTCCCAAGTTCCTAGATTTCATCAATGCTGCGGCGTACGGATCCAGTAACTCAGTCCGGCCTCCAACAGCGAAGCCTATTAAACCAATATACTCTAAAGAGGCCACATATTCAAGCAATAATTTTGAAACAGACGAACCAATTTCCGTAgagcaaaatcaaaacaaacgtATACAAAACTTTGTACTCTCCGACATAAAGCCCCAGAGTTTTAGGGCAATAGCAAAAAGCAGAGCAGAATCATATCCAGGCGAATTATTGGATAGCTCAAGTACTAGAAGGCCTAACAATGTTTATCAATATAGCCTACAGAGCGGATCGCACGGATTTAGCTTGAAAGCGGAGCAATCAttgaataaagaaaatgaatcCATATATCAAGTTGACAATAATGAACGACTACAAAAgacagacacaacaacaactaccactcctaagacaacaacaactacgactaTACCAACTCCAACAACCAAACATTTACCCCCTACACTAGCATATACAAATACCGAGAGCTATGAGGACATAGTACCCACAACATATGCTCCGTTGCGAGTCTGGCGTAATGGTCGTCCAACTATTAAACAGGCCCTGAGTACCAAACAAGCAATAATGACCACAGCAAGCGAAAGAGAACTTGCTAGTATAATAACCACAAGTATCCCAACAAAAGCTGCGATTATCTCAACGTCAAGCACAGAGCGAGTCACTTCTGGACAAAGTTTTACGGCTCGTGCAAATCTTTTTAAGGACAACCTTAGTCGTGTAACCAGCAACCCTTCAATGCGATTTGTGTCACCTTACAAAAGTCTTGAGAGCCTACTCCATGATGAACGATTACCACAGAACAGTCTCAGAGCGACGACGAGATCACGTAGTGGAAATGGATCGCCACCGTTTCTCCAAACCACGCCgaagtcaaataaaaatcCACTTTTTATGAGCTTGCCTCAAAAGAACTCAAGCCAGACAATTATTGCTACCTTGACAACCGGAAATGCACGTAATTTTAGTATTAGTGATGCAATTCTCAGCACTTTTAGTCCCCAAAATCCTGTTCCAACAGTCAGTACTGTGGGCCGCGAAGCACCAATAGCCAGGAGTACTACTCCTACTTCATCAATTAATATTTCTACTATAACGGATACTGTattaaaatcaacaatttcCACGTTAGTGACATCATCTCCTATTCAAGTAACTGAAACTCCTGTGCGTCCCCGAGGACGGTCTCGATACACAGCAGCTACCGTAAACTATAATTTAGATAGCGTTGATGAGCCAACAACGTATGCtccaaaattcaaaatacccAAAAATTCGGATCTAAGAAGCTCAGCACCTAACCCATATCCTAGAAGAAAAGTTCAGAGGTCTCGAGTTGCAAACAGCCTGCGACAAACGCAGGGTGGCCCCACAGCGAAGTCTCAAGAGAAGTATGAAAGCTTCAAAGCGACTCAGCAGGCTAAAGAGGTAGTCAAAAACTATCAAGCCATACTAATTACTTCAGAACCAACGAATAAACCTAAAAGTAATCCTATTGAAAATGAGACCCATTATCAGAACTCACCTCGTGCTGAAGCATTAATTGCACAGCGCCCATTTGAAGCTAAGCATGGCAATGATATAGAACTAAGCGTCAACACAGAACCATCGCCTCTTAACAACGATATTTCTAGCTCGACGGAAATTGTGATTATTACCGATCGTCCTCCTGTCAAGTTTCTATACTCGAATAAGTATCGACAGCAAACGGCGGAACGTACACTGGCTGAAAGTCTGCAGAACGCTGGCTAtataaaaacagcaaatgGTCGCACAAAGTTTCGTACTACTAATGTATTGgaacaattgcaacaatttctTGCTGCTAGTGACAGTGATGAAAGTGGATCACCGCAGTTTGTCGATGAAAATGCTGCACCTGAGGTAACTGCTACCATTgatgaaattaaacaaatcaacaGCTCAGAGAAAACTTCAGTGCCTATGAGATCGACTACGGCATTGCCTGCACTGCTCCACTCCACTACTCGTGCTCCACATTTGACATCAAAACCATATCCCTCCAAATTATTCTCCCCCTCTTCCACGATGATCATATTAAGCACAGAACCGACCATAAGACAACAATCAAATATTAGCACCCCCGAAGTTAGTAGCGCACCTTCTActccaactacaacaacaaccacaaccacaattGCCACTTCCTCTGAACCTATATTTGCTCCACCTACTCCTACTACACGAGTTTCGAGGGTTAACAATGCCATAAAATCGTCgattgccgctgctgccgctcaATCATCTAGCCCAGGCTCTACCTCCACAGCCTATCAAATGCCAGGGGGTAGAGTTAGCAAATTCCAATATGCCATCGCccccaacaataacaacaaccaacatcaatacaacaacaatggcgcTGTCGCTACCGCTGCCGTCTCGGTGAAGTGCTCCGACAGCACACTGAGCGCCAAGTGCAACGAAATTCCCTCAAG AACCAATAATAGAAACCGCGGCAGTACTATATACACAAATCAGGATCGTGATGCCGCCGCACCGCCCAACAGAGGAACTCATCCACC GCGAACGCGTCCGACGCTTAAGCCCTCTGGCACAATAGTCTCAAAGGCTCAAGAGTTTGTAGACATTTATAGATATCCAGCATCAAGACCGGATCCTATTTATCCACAGCCTACGCCAGATAAAACTGCAGCGAAATGCCGCAAAGATGTATGTCTTTTGCCTGATTGCTATTGCGGTGGAAAGGATATACCTG GCGAACTTCCCGTTGAAAGCATACCTCAAATTGTACTATTGACCTTTGATGATTCTGTTAACGACCTCAATAAGCAATTGTATACGGATCTTTTTGAGAAGGGGCGCGTTAACCCCAATGGGTGTCCCATAACTGCCACATTCTACGTCTCTCATGAATGGACCGATTATAGCCAAGTACAAAATCTATACGCAGATGGACATGAAATGGCTTCACACACAGTTTC CCACAGCTTTGGCGAGCAATTCTCACAAAAGAAATGGACTCGGGAAATTGCTGGTCAGCGGGAAATCTTAGCGGCTTATGGTGGTGTAAAGCTTTCTGATGTACGTGGAATGCGTGCTCCTTTTCTTTCTGTCGGTGGTAACAAAATGTACAAGATGTTATACGATTCAAACTTTACATACGACTCATCAATGCCGGTATATGAGAATCGACCACCTTCCTGGCCATATACTTTGGACTACAAAATCTTTCATGATTGTATGATACCACCATGCCCAACTCGAAGCTATCCAGGTGTTTGGCAGGTACCCATGGTTATGTGGCAAGATTTGAATGGTGGACGCTGCTCTATGGGTGACGCCTGTTCGAATCCCAGTGATGCAGAGGGTGTAACAAAAATGATCATGAAGAATTTTGAACGACATTATACCACAAACAg gGCTCCCTTTGGATTGTTTTACCATGCCGCTTGGTTTACACAGCCGCATCACAAAGAAGGTTTCATTAAATTTCTCGACAACATTAATGCCATGCAAGACGTTTGGATCATAACTAATTGGCAAGCTCTACAATGGGTCCGAGACCCAACACCTACATCACGTATCAATTCGTTCCAGCCATTTCAATGCGACTACTCG GACCGGCCGAAGCGTTGCAACAATCCAAAAGTGTGCAACCTCTGGCATAAATCAGGCGTACGTTATATGAAAACATGTCAACCCTGTCCCGATATCTACCCGTGGACTGGCAAATCTGGTATCCGTTCATCACGCATTGACAACGAGGTTGAGGAGCCACAACCGTAA